One segment of uncultured Propionivibrio sp. DNA contains the following:
- a CDS encoding YicC/YloC family endoribonuclease — protein sequence MIYSMTGYAVRTLDVECGTLHLELKSVNSRYLDFQFRICEELRAAELPLREMFSAKLSRGKIECRVGFAAKASTQQALAVNADLLQCLKGLEAQVLAELPGARALSVAEVLRWPGMFGDDALDTDTLVPQALALAKQVLDDFAASRAREGQKLADVILERVARIRDLVREVTPRIPAAQAAFQEKLKQRLVDALGSADDERIRQEVAVFAVRIDVAEELARLSTHLDEVERVIKSGGACGKRLDFLMQELNREANTLGSKSVVAEVSQTAMDLKLLIEQMREQIQNLE from the coding sequence ATGATCTACAGTATGACCGGCTACGCGGTGCGCACGCTTGATGTCGAGTGTGGCACCTTGCATCTTGAGCTCAAGAGCGTTAACTCGCGCTATCTTGATTTCCAGTTCCGCATTTGTGAGGAGTTGCGCGCGGCCGAACTGCCCTTGCGCGAGATGTTCAGCGCCAAATTGTCGCGCGGCAAGATCGAATGCCGTGTCGGTTTTGCGGCCAAGGCGTCGACGCAGCAGGCGTTGGCCGTCAATGCCGATCTCTTGCAGTGCCTTAAAGGCCTGGAAGCGCAGGTGTTGGCCGAGTTGCCCGGCGCCCGCGCGCTGTCGGTGGCCGAAGTGCTGCGCTGGCCGGGCATGTTCGGCGACGACGCGCTCGATACCGACACTCTGGTGCCGCAAGCGCTGGCGCTGGCCAAGCAGGTGCTCGACGATTTTGCCGCGAGTCGTGCGCGCGAAGGTCAGAAGCTTGCCGATGTCATCCTTGAACGCGTTGCCCGGATTCGCGATCTGGTGCGCGAGGTGACGCCGCGGATTCCGGCGGCCCAGGCCGCTTTCCAGGAAAAGCTCAAGCAGCGTCTCGTCGATGCGCTCGGCAGTGCCGATGACGAACGGATTCGCCAGGAGGTCGCTGTCTTTGCTGTGCGCATCGATGTTGCCGAGGAACTGGCGCGCCTGTCGACGCATCTGGACGAGGTCGAGCGCGTCATCAAGTCGGGCGGCGCCTGCGGCAAGCGTCTCGATTTCCTGATGCAGGAACTCAATCGCGAGGCCAATACCCTGGGGTCGAAATCAGTGGTGGCCGAGGTGTCGCAGACGGCGATGGATCTCAAGCTGCTGATCGAGCAAATGCGGGAGCAGATCCAGAATCTGGAGTAA
- the rph gene encoding ribonuclease PH: MRPSQRQANALRPVRITRNFTCHAEGSVLIEMGNTRVLCTASVEESVPSFLRGKGQGWVTAEYGMLPRSTHTRSAREAAKGKQTGRTQEIQRLIGRSLRAVTDLAALGERQITLDCDVLQADGGTRCASITGAWIALHDACEGLVKAGRLAANPLRDHVAAVSVGIFEGEQVLDLDYPEDSDCDTDMNVVMTGRGGLVEIQGTAEGEPFTRAQMDALVDLAEAGIRELVLRQKEAIGS; encoded by the coding sequence ATGCGTCCCAGCCAACGTCAAGCCAACGCGCTTCGCCCCGTCCGCATCACCCGCAATTTCACCTGCCATGCCGAAGGTTCCGTCCTCATCGAAATGGGCAACACGCGGGTCTTGTGCACCGCCAGCGTCGAAGAATCCGTTCCCTCTTTTCTGCGCGGCAAGGGCCAGGGCTGGGTGACCGCCGAATACGGCATGCTGCCCCGCTCGACGCACACCCGCAGCGCGCGCGAGGCGGCCAAGGGCAAGCAAACCGGTCGCACCCAGGAAATTCAGCGCCTGATCGGCCGCTCGCTGCGTGCCGTCACCGACCTCGCCGCGCTCGGCGAACGCCAGATCACGCTCGATTGCGACGTGCTGCAGGCCGACGGCGGCACCCGCTGCGCCTCGATCACCGGCGCCTGGATCGCCCTGCATGACGCCTGCGAAGGCCTGGTCAAGGCCGGCAGACTCGCCGCCAACCCGCTGCGCGATCACGTCGCCGCCGTCTCGGTCGGCATCTTCGAGGGCGAACAGGTCCTTGACCTCGACTATCCCGAAGATTCGGACTGCGACACCGACATGAACGTCGTCATGACCGGCCGCGGCGGTCTCGTCGAAATCCAGGGCACGGCCGAAGGCGAACCCTTCACGCGGGCGCAGATGGACGCACTCGTCGACCTGGCCGAAGCCGGCATCCGCGAGCTCGTCCTGCGTCAAAAGGAGGCCATCGGCTCATGA
- a CDS encoding KTSC domain-containing protein → MEMKRIQSGRLRSAGYDARERLLRVELDDGSLIEYTGIGSELWRRLSTSSSAWSVYRDSIEEEYTGRKVAGNTTPKPGANPLDALFK, encoded by the coding sequence ATGGAAATGAAACGCATCCAGTCCGGCCGTCTGCGCAGCGCCGGTTATGACGCGCGCGAGCGACTGCTGCGCGTCGAACTCGACGATGGCAGCCTGATCGAATACACCGGCATCGGCAGCGAACTGTGGCGCCGACTCTCGACCTCGTCGTCGGCCTGGAGCGTCTATCGCGACAGCATCGAAGAGGAATACACCGGCCGCAAGGTCGCCGGCAATACGACGCCGAAGCCCGGCGCCAACCCGCTCGACGCACTGTTCAAATAG
- the rdgB gene encoding RdgB/HAM1 family non-canonical purine NTP pyrophosphatase encodes MKLVVASNNPGKLREFGQLLAPLGWETIAQKELGVPECEEPHHTFVENALEKARHASRVTGLPALADDSGLCVHALGGAPGVYSARYAGEPKSDERNNQKLVAELAPHADKRGHYVCVLVFVRHADDPQPIIAEGEWHGEIVSAPRGAGGFGYDPYFLLPEFGKTAAELDAAEKNRCSHRGLALQALIQRLQARRA; translated from the coding sequence ATGAAACTCGTCGTCGCCTCCAACAACCCGGGCAAGCTGCGCGAATTCGGCCAACTGCTCGCGCCGCTGGGCTGGGAAACCATCGCGCAGAAAGAACTCGGCGTACCCGAATGCGAGGAGCCGCATCACACCTTCGTCGAGAATGCGCTGGAGAAAGCCCGCCATGCCTCGCGCGTCACCGGACTGCCGGCATTGGCGGACGATTCCGGCCTCTGCGTTCACGCGCTGGGCGGCGCGCCCGGCGTCTACTCGGCGCGCTATGCCGGCGAACCGAAATCGGATGAGCGCAACAACCAGAAGCTCGTCGCAGAACTCGCGCCACACGCTGACAAACGCGGGCATTATGTCTGTGTGCTGGTTTTCGTGCGCCATGCCGACGATCCGCAACCGATCATCGCCGAAGGTGAATGGCACGGCGAGATCGTCAGCGCGCCACGCGGTGCCGGCGGCTTTGGCTACGATCCCTACTTCCTGCTTCCAGAGTTCGGCAAGACGGCCGCCGAACTCGACGCCGCCGAGAAAAACCGCTGCTCGCACCGCGGTCTCGCCCTGCAAGCACTGATCCAGCGTCTGCAGGCCCGCCGCGCATGA